From a single Apium graveolens cultivar Ventura chromosome 2, ASM990537v1, whole genome shotgun sequence genomic region:
- the LOC141708191 gene encoding uncharacterized protein LOC141708191 has translation MGGDATGDFRTKVWSMPGGPNCRPVHWKRNTAIAMVGIILTCIPIAMISVKLEERPHLPVRPIPSQLWCKNFGKKEY, from the exons ATGGGTGGTGATGCAACAGGTGATTTCAGAACAAAAGTATGGAGCATGCCTGGTGGGCCCAATTGTAGGCCTGTTCATTGGAAACGCAACACTGCTATTGCTATGGTCGGTATCATTCTCACTTGCATTCCCATCGCCATGATTTCCGTCAAACTCGAG GAACGCCCACATCTTCCTGTTCGTCCAATTCCTTCGCAACTCTGGTGCAAGAACTTTGGGAAAAAGGAATACTGA